DNA from Fundulus heteroclitus isolate FHET01 chromosome 17, MU-UCD_Fhet_4.1, whole genome shotgun sequence:
AACTTAAAGGTTCTGCTCTCCTCTGTGTTGGTCCGTCCCATTAAACCTTATTAAAGTCGTCTGGAGTTTAtggtagaaataaaacaaagtgtggAAAAGTTGAGGGTTGCATGAGCTGCAGCCCGGCCGATCAAATTAAccagactttttaaaaaagggaaaagaagcTAATAACAAAAATGCTTCGTTTGGTTCTGAATATGAAGTTCTGCTGTTTCATTTTTCACTGAATattctgaaaaaacaaacaaagctcaAAAGAGGTCTGTTCTTGAAGCTAAGTTTAATGTTACTGTTTTGTGAGGTCAGTTGCACTGGTTTCATCACGTTTTGAGAtaaatactgatttaaaaaaaaacagatgctcaattatttacatttaacatgtattttaacattattaaagacttaaataaaaaacacttgaaatgagaaGTTTCAGACTTGGAACTTGAGgataaagacttgagacttactTGGAACTTGCTAAACTGTGACTTGGTCCCACCTCTGACATTTGGACTTgtatgcgttttttttttttttactcatttgcagacattgtttctgtttctgactTATAAAAAGGCTCATAAACTCATCCAATGAAGCAGAAAAATCaagcagacaaaaacaattatttaatcaGATCATCAGGCTTTTTGTTTCCAGCAAATAAATCACGAGGCTCAATTTATCctcatttcatttttctctCTAACGATGAGACAAACGTCAGAGAAGCTCCATGAAGACCTTCAGCAGTCCTGGAGAAAGTTTCCTGTGGACAGTCTGCTTGGACAGAGAGAGAATTAGGCGTGGTTCTGGATTTCTGCTCAATTCTCCAGTTTAAACTGCTGCAAAAATCAGACTTTAAACTAAAAGCAGATGAAGATTTAATGTTGACTTAATAGATGAGCATTAAgctttaaaccaatgaaatttcatttttttatttctctttgtgtctaagagcagaaaacaaaacaaaacaacgtcTTCTTCgaatttaaacataaaatcaacataaaaagCATGAAATAACTGCTGTGATAAAAAGGGCAACATCCTGGCAGCAGTTTACCAGCTTTAGGCAGAAAAGCAgccttctggttctggttctggttctggttctggtgccgTTCCTCCAATGGCAGCAGTACCTCTTCTCTGCTTCACGCCACGTCTCCATTTTTGGAGCGGATTTTAAAACAGCCTCCGTTGGGCCTGAGTTCTCTACAGCCACGTATGAAAGCAGGAAGAGACTTGATTAAAGGGAACCAATAAATGTCCGCACAAGCAGACCATTTTAAAACGGCTCAttgtgttatttattattttctgcctcttttattttccacatatttagattttatttttctcatttggTCTCTTTCTGTTCCTTTTGTCTTTAGTAGGAATGTAATTGTCATTTGGAATATATGTTTGTcttattgaattatttttgcCTCATTTTGTTCATTCTGTCTaatatttgaattattttgcataattttgtGTCTATTCTGTTATTAGGTGACATCTTAATGTTATTTGAAGCATCTATTCATCACATTTTTCTGCCCTTTGCTTATTCAGACTCTTTCTACTCCTGAAGCTGGGCCTCATGGGTCTGATTGCTATAATGTTCATTCCAACGCTTCCTGTAAACTCGTCATTCTGGTGCTGACTGATCTCTGTGGTGAACCTCAGGTTTTAGCCTGAACCCCTTAAGAATCTGGGTCATCTGTGGATTTGTGAGGTTAGATGGAGCAGATTAACTGCATTAATATGAACTCCTGAGAgctttgttttgtcctttaaaCATCAGTATTAACATGCTGTTTTATGGGCCGTGTCAGCAAACAGCTTCACACGTCGGatttttgatttgtttctcTCCAAAGTGATTTGGCACAAATTATGAGAAACCGTCCTTCTTTTCCCACAGATCTCTTTGTCTTCATATTCACAGAACGGTAAAAAGTATGTCTTGTGTCATGATTCAGATCATCcaacaaatattaataaaacaaatcaaaaagctgttttgaaatgatttgatccaaaccaacctgggcCAACGTCAGGTCGTCATCTTCTTGTTACATCATGAACTAACTAGATGTGGTTCACCAGTAGAAGGTGCAGGTCCAGCTGACCAGTTGTCCGCCTCCTCTCTCTGCTCCATCCAGGGAAACTCACCACAGCTCACTACCACAGCAGCAGTGAACCGGACTTTGCATTAATCAGAACTTTATTCAGAGACCCGTCTCCACGCTCTGTCTCCTGGTTGAACACAGCCTCTATGTGGCAGCAGTACATCTGTTATGGTTTACTGCATTTGTGCCAGCTCTTAATTATTTATTGCATATTATTGTGAATATTGGGCTAATTTGTAGTGTAAGAATGCTCCGGACTAAATGTTAATATATTTATCATAACAGTGAAGGtttgtttgattgattgattgattgattggttgattgattgattgattgattgattgattgattggttgattgattgattgattgattgattgactgcttgattggttgattgattgattgattggttgattgattgattgattgattgattgattgattgattgattgattgattgattgattgattgattgattgattgattgataaagTCAGACATGGTGGCgatagtgtgatggtctggatgtgctttgctgcttcaggacctgaaaccatgaattctgctctctagcTGAAAATCCTGAGTAAAAAGTCCGACTATCAGATTGTGACCTTAAGCTCAGATCACTTGGGTTCTGTAGGACAGCAATGATTCACCTCtgaatctgtgaaaaaaataggaaattcCCGTTTTGGGGTGGCCTTATGATGTAAAAGCCCCGTTAGTAATAATGAACACTTATAGCAACCAGTTACAAGGTTTAAGGGgtgattacattttcacccTCAGGGTCAGAGTGAAAGATTTTGtctcttaataaataaaattagcatttggaaaaaagctttttttctgtctgtcagTGTTAGCAGAGGATGGTTTACCACAGCAGCACACCCTGATGCCAGAccataatatatataattataatggAGGAAATAATGATtatggcttttctttttattgaccATTACCCACAATTCAATGAGCTTGAATCAAAATCGTCTCACTGGATGCCATTAACCAATCAAACGGACTGAACAATCCTGAATTTCAACATTGTGCAAAATAAACTTTACCTCAACTGAGAGCATATTACTGGCACATCGAAatattcaggttatctttgttggatattaacatttgtttgatctgaaacatttaagtttacCTTTTTATTGCATTGTATCGTAGACCATTTATAAAGTTTGGTGATGTTAAATAAGTCACATCTGGTAttcaatttcaaaataaaatcagttaaaaacgtctagtaatttttttaacaaaatcatttCCCAATTCTATCAGATGTTATATTGATCTAATGCTGAATTTAtcgtgtttaaaaaaatctaacagaGAAACAAATAGATCAGAATCataaacttgttttaaaaatcCGTAATCAGCGTAGTTTAAGTCAGTCAATTTCCGTGGAAAGAACGTTTTCATACTTTATACCCAACTCACAAATGCATTTCCTTTTCAAAAGAGGAATTAACAGGCTTTCCAATAATATCAGACTTGTTAATATTCATATTTACTGcaatattttttccaaacaGAAGCCCAGTCTGTGCGCTGGTGCCATTGTTCCTCTGGACATGATCGGTCTTTATGTTAATTTatggtccatccatccatccatccatccatttatccataaTTCATggtcattttgtattttttacccTACCAAAATATCTGACATTATTCTTGAATGTTAAcccttttatttaaatcttttatctTTTCATCTAAATCAGAAAATTATAAATACTACTCTTTGTTATTTACATGTaggcttttttaaaataaataaataaataaataaataaataaataaataaataaataaataaataaaactaatcagTAAAATCCTTCCCTTGGTTTTTTGTTCCAGACggtgcttttactttgaagcaCGCGTACCGGAAGCTGGGTGCTGGTGTCCTTCCGGTCGCTTTCCGGTCCGCCTCTGTTGTTGTGGGTCGGATCTCCGCCGCTCGTCGCTCGGCTTCAGCCTCCGGGGATGTAGCCGCTGGAGTCGGTGGATGATCCCGACGCGTCCTCCTCGGACCGGTACCGACCCGAACAGAACCGCTCCGGTCTCAGCTGACAACTTAGTGATGGACCTGTACGGGTTGGGCGGGTTCGTGCTGGTGAAGCGGGTCCCGGACCGCGGTTCGGTGGACGGGTCCAACATGTCGGACATCGGTGAGGCCAGTCCTCACGGCTGTGATGACGGCGCCCTGACGGACCGGTTCGGGGTTCTGATCCAGGCTCTGCTGGCTGTGGTGGCCTTCAGCACGCTGATGGGTGAGTCTTTCCTCAGCTGGTTCGGAACCGCAGAACGGTTCTGGTTGCCTTAATGAGTCCAAAGCTGGCGTGTGGTTCCCCAGAATTAAAGCGCTCATCAGACGGAACCAGCGTGACCCAGTCCTGCAGTTCTTCCCCCCAAACCCAGAACAAACTGATTGGACCCTCAGCAGAATTTAGTTTCTGGTCCAAAACAAATCCTAAAAgtaataatttcatttattaacaGAACAATATGGATCTATTCACCCCCCTAAACCCGATGGCTGCTTGTTCCAACCTCTGCCGGTGGTTCTGatacctggttctggttctttgaCATCCCTGTGGAGGAATCTGGACCCGCTCTAATTGGCAGAACTGTTTTAAGTGTCAACTTCTCAACCAGATTAATGTtcagactttaactaggccgcTGTTCTGACCTTAACGAGgcagtgaggcctgcagaggtTTAGctgatgttctgggttcttctgggAAGGTTCTCCACGGTTCCACGTGTTCTCCGTGTGGAAATGGACTCAGAGCTGAACAGAACCCAGCCGGCGCGGACCTCCTGGGTCCCTGAACGCAGCTTCAGAACGTGTGGCGCTGACCTGCGGGGTGTGGAGCATCCACCGGGTTCCTGATCCCCGGTTCCTGCAGATGGATCAGGAAccgcttttaatttttaactcCGTCaggatttcttgtttttgtgtctgGAGGCACATTTTGTCGGCTTATCTTTGCTCATTGATCGGGCAAAGTGCTGCAGGATGGATGAACTTTAACCTCTGAGTGACCCGTTAGCAGAGGAATCAATATGTCTTCCTTAGGGCTGttcataaaaatacaaagattaatatccatgtttttaaaaacgatttatcAATCGATAATCTGGCTTTCAGTATCAATATACCTCCCATCCCCTAGGGGGCATTATCACATCAATTACTGTTCACAGTGAGGAAGCGAGACGAATTTGCTCAACGACCGACAGCATTTTAGAAACattgtcactacccgatccgtaccggcaGCCCGATCCGTTCCATCGGCTCATTTGCAcgaacagaataactttcgGGTCgccaaaaaataatgtaattacggtactgaaaatacttatttctatacttaaatcattaaagaatgctaaactatattgtATAGAAAATACTGTAGACTTTTCTGAAAGTAATTGATAcattttacattctctccattgtattgcttgacgtcatcatcaGATATGCTCAGAAGTCCGGGAAGATATCATTGCGTaacgtttatctgtattgtctgaatgcactctgttagttttattatttgttcaaacaggactggaaaaaaatattttcatccttaATTATACGGTGAATTTTGTTACACATATAATCTTGtactaaacatttgttttattagaaagttaaaattatagattgagattttagcgccctctggtggacacATTATAAACAAGAGAAGACCTCGTCATTATAGCAGccgcattgtttattttttttacaaaacccgaacagggaatagaacaaagaacacacataAAGCCAAGgcatacattattaaaatacatttattaagcacaaaatacatacatatgcaaatcaaataaatgattaaaaaaaacctgaagaattttctaaatcaaatacgtttctatactcctatatgtgtttatagctggattttttatgtactttaagaaatggtttatatatttttatttccctaaccaagactgggaaacatttttgctataaaaaaaacaaaaacaaaaaaacaatgtgtttttttatctatttctgttgtttaatttttagaataATACAAAGATATACCAAAAGAAACCCCCGCcttgaaaaaatacaaaagaataaaaaagtaagaaaaacgaaatattgcctaccggaagttattctgtttgcgctAATGAGCCGATGgaacggatcgggtagtgacaggcaccttcgtccctaaaatcagatgtttggcacatttttgatttctgtgataaatgcattgaaccaggttatgtttctgttaatatatcagtgttcaataaattgaacataaacataatatttggctggttttgctgattgaatgactttgagcattaatttttgaaagtaataaatatcgatattggagtcaaatcaagctgagctccATGGAGAACCGTTGGTACCGGCTCCTAGATGATCCCCGGCTCTCGTCGTCCCTCTCTGGGCGCTCTGGTTCTCGCCTTCAGAGCCCCTCCTCAGCTGGGACGGCTGATCCAGGCCTCCTGGTGCGGAGCCGCCATCATGGCCTCCTTCAGGTTGTGGGGAAAGTGTGGAGCAGCGGGATTTCTATGTGTGCAGCTCTATAGAGCGGCTCAGTGTCAGCCTGTAGGAGGCGCTAGAGGCGGGGCTGCTGGTGCAACGCCGGCTCACGTCTGGATAGAAACATATATTTGTGTTTCCCTCAGgtccttccttcttcccttcttcattccttgtgtccttctttctcttccttcttcattttctctttttcttcttgctttctgGCCTTACCTCCTTGTCTCCTTCCATCTGCTCcttcctttgtttgtttgtttcttccttccttcgttccttcgttccttcgttccttccttttttgtttcttccttccttccttttttcttccttccttccttccttccttcatttgtttttttgtttctttttttgttccttcctcccttcgtttcttccttccttcgtttgttttttgtttctttttctttgttccttcctccctttgtttcttccttccttccttccttccttctttggtttgttttttgtttctttttctttgttccttcctccctttgtttcctccttccttccttccttgtatccttccttccttcctccctccctttgtttctttgtttcttccttccttccttccttcctttttgtttcttccttccttccttccttcctttttgtttcttccttccatccttcctttttgtttcttccttccatccttcctatttgtttcttccttccttccttccttccttccttccttccttccttccttccttccttccttccttccttccttccttccttccttccttccttccttccttccttccttccttccttccttccttccttccttcctttcttccttccttcgtttgtttttttgtttctttttctttgttccttcctccctttgtttctttgtttcttccttccttcctttattgTATCCTTCCTTGTGCCTTACCTCCTTCCCTGCCTCCTTAAGGCCTGCCTGCTGTAGCAACATCTGTTGACAGACGTTAAAGCTTCAGAACCTCAGAGAAGGAACCAGCTGCCCTCAAACGTTCTCCAGGAACGCTGAAGGTCCGATCGCCGGTTATTTTTGGGTCGGCTTTGCTGCTCCAGACGGAGaagtttattatattattactgTTTATTATAATCATTTATAAGCCATTTAGTTGAATTAAAATAACGAGGCTCCCACATTACAGACCTTATTATGATATtattaagtattattattattatgttatgaACATTTCAGTAATAAACTGTATTTGCCACATTATTGAGCCCACAGGCAGGAAGCTTGGTTCTGTTTGCCCGGCTGAGTCTGCTGAGTCGGCGTCTCACGTTTGCCTTGTCGTTGTTTTCCAGTGAAAAGGTGGCGGGAGCCGGTGGGCATCAGACGGCCGTGGAGGATCTGGTCAGAcattttcctttcctctccttcgCCTCACATTTTTCCTGCCCTGCACGTTTATTAAGAGCAGGAAGAACCCGGCCGACCCGCTCAGACCCGGTTCTTCATATTAAAAACTAAAGGAAACCTTCCCGTCTCGCTCCGTCTTTTCCAGGTTCTTCGACACGTCCAAACAGGCCATCGGCGCTCTGTTCATCCACTTCGCCAACGTCTTCCTGTCCACACTGACCAAGGAGGACCCGTGCTCTCTGTGAGTCCGCAGCACCAGAAATGGCTCTAAGCTCCACAGGTACGCGTCAGGAGATTCATCTGAATCCAAGATGAGCGGCAGAGTTACGGGGAGGACGGTGCCTCAAGGAGAGGAAGCTCCACAAGGTCATTAATAAAGAAAGGGGCTGAGGCCAGAGCGCCGCGTCcaaggaaagttgagtggaaggagaaaGAGCGACGTGCAAAAGgatcatttcttctttttattattggTCTGATTTATGATTTCTGAGAAAAttaatggtttatttttattccctgTATGCcagaatcatcaaaattacCAGAAATGGATGCTTATAAAGTGCAATAGTAAGAATAAAAGCAGTTATCTGTGACTCTTTGCTTTACAGAGTCATACATGCGCGTGCCTTCCCTGTATTTGTCCAAAGGTATCTGATGAACTTCCTGCTGGACGCGACGCTGGGAATGCTCTTCATCTGGGCGGCGGTGAAGTTGGTGTCCAGGCTGGTGGAGCAGAAGCAGTGGAGTTTGCTTTCATTTGGAGAATACGGTGAGAGAAGAATCCTTCACACGCAGACAGAGAAGCCAGGTTTTTGGGTTGTGCTTCTGGGTTGAGCCACTAGGGGGTGCTGGAGCTCCAGAGGAGGGCGTCATGGAGGCTGGCCAGCAggtccagctgcagcagagcatCCTCCTCTGACTGACCTCATTATTACCTCTGGAGCTGCTTCTCCTCCCTCTGGGGGGAAACTGGAGCAGAACCTCCTGGTTTCTGTAGGAATAAAACCCAAATGTTGCTTCACAGGCGACTTTTCAGCCAGATTAGCTCAGGATCATTTTAGTTTCTCCTTTTCCAGCAGTTTACCTTCCTTCCTCCCCCCCGTATCTCCACCAGGTGACCCCCCCCAGGCGGCGGCATGGCTCGGTCAGTGCGCCGTCTACCTGCTCATCATGGTGCTGGAGAAAGGTGTGGTCAGCCTGGTGCTGCTCATCCCCGGATGGTCCAAAGTAAGCGAGACTCCTGGGGTTAAAGAGAAATAACCTGTTTCCAGAATTTAGTCCCGTTGTCTGAATCCACCAAGAACTGAAACCTTTattgtttaaaccaggggtgtcaaactgattttggtttaggggccgcattcagcttaatctgatctccagagggccacacgagtaaactcattgcaagattaaatagaactaataaaagtggacttgttgttgatttttatatttaaatgaatttcacttttacacaatatattatgaataacctcagcgtttttaagaaaagtatgtgcaatttcaacaaaacatttactcagttaaacatttacttgtgcattatgcataagaactgatcacagtgattggacaatgttgaaaaacatttattcacattttttggaacttaaaagcACTGTCCTGcttgacaaaatacatcaaacagataaaaattaagaaattatttaaaataaattttccacatctgaagctcagtgctaccatcttctgattaaaacacagcgcccctcctggacagtataggaactgcagattttcaattaaactaagtacatgtttttttcaataattgttttatcattctcttccttttatctcctctttctttcaccttttctttttttcttcttgttcttcctttcctctcctactttcccattgtagtgtccatatcatttgagatattccccgcatgaatcataataaaactattcacatttataaatcaagcggagcactatggcaaaagcagtactgctccacttgtgaaagtcaaatctgatgagctctttttggcattaagacaacaattattattgccacattgccagacaggacactggataaaaatatatatatatttttaataatgataatgcatttagccgcgggccgtatgtttgacacccctggtttaaactcTTAAAATGTGAACATTGAAACCACTTACAGCAGGCGTGTGCGCCTCCGGTCCTCGGGAGCTGCTGTCCTGCACGTTTCAGGTGTCCCCCTGGTAGGACCGTCTCTGCCGGACCCGGTCGCTCACGGAGCAGAGGCTCAGGGGGCGCGCCTCAAACATGCAGGGCACCACCTCCCGACGGCGCACCTGATCCCGTGTCGGTCCTAAACGGCTGTGACTGCTGTGGTCCAGCTGCAGGAGGTCCTGCTGAGCTACATCGCTAACCCCCAGCTGGAGCTGGCGCTGGTCATGCTCATCGTGCCCTTCATCGTCAACGTAAGCCGGCGTCACTGACGGCAGATTCAGTGTGAGCCCGCCCAGAGACCCGGCTTCATGCTGtttctctgcccccccccccccctacaggCCATCATGTTCTGGGTGGTGGACAGTCTGACCATGAGGAGGTACAAGACCGGCCTGGACGACGCCTGCGGCCCCTCCAAGgacaaggctgggtctgtgccagcagggggcagcggTGAGGAGTCACAGGTGAGGAAGGTGGTCAGGCCACGCCCTAAACTGACCCGGGGTCTGACTCTGAGAACCAGACGGGGGTTCTGATGTCCCGTCTGAGTCTCAGCTGcgtttaaaatgttcaaacgGAGGAATAAAACCCAACCTGAGAGAGAAACATGAAGAAGTGACGTCAatatatggcaactcaactcaaacaaactacattatgcccgcggtctccatttgttacaaatcaattttattttgttaatttacggttattttcccgTAAATTAGtcaaggcatgaaaacttttaacatcattttgcaaTACTTGTGTgttagtctgacaatttaatcggtaattttgcaggatcaaagttacaaccttagagaaatttaattcctccaattttttttaagttgtgaagggaaactaaaccataaactcatttcatttaaaaaaaaaagtcagcagccaaatttaattttatcacggcattcatcactttaaaatcaataacgttcattcctcctttt
Protein-coding regions in this window:
- the tmem110l gene encoding transmembrane protein 110, like, giving the protein MIPTRPPRTGTDPNRTAPVSADNLVMDLYGLGGFVLVKRVPDRGSVDGSNMSDIGEASPHGCDDGALTDRFGVLIQALLAVVAFSTLMVKRWREPVGIRRPWRIWFFDTSKQAIGALFIHFANVFLSTLTKEDPCSLYLMNFLLDATLGMLFIWAAVKLVSRLVEQKQWSLLSFGEYGDPPQAAAWLGQCAVYLLIMVLEKGVVSLVLLIPGWSKLQEVLLSYIANPQLELALVMLIVPFIVNAIMFWVVDSLTMRRYKTGLDDACGPSKDKAGSVPAGGSGEESQVLLAVETDTDEASEDEDEEQQVHVQYSGGPLRPSWVVV